The window attcaaaataaatataaagCTACAAGATTCAATCTTTTGCAAACCGACACATAACTCAGACAAATTAAACTTCATTCTAGACGGAGCAAAGAAAGGCACAGCTCATACGCTTAAAGATCCCACCCTCCAACTTACATCACTCACATTGAAACGAATTTCACTCACGTGAAATCGTGTCTCAGGAAAATGCGAGAAGTTGCTCTTTAAAGAGAAATCTGAATCACAATTTGGAAAAGGGAAAACAACACAGTAAAAACAATCAGAAAGCTGTTGGTATGAGAGAATCCAACGTGCTGTGTTAGAGCAGCAGCTATATGTGGTATTCACCCGTGTGACGACAGTATGAACAGTTTCAGCTGCAATATTCTGTGAGTGAAACGGTGTTAAATACaagtgatgtaaaaaaaaaaaaaaaaactaacacgcacacaaaaaacacattctCATTCGTCATCAATCAATTTCTCGGAGCCGTTCTCTGCTTGACTGctacccccctcctcctcctcctcttcctcctctccgcCTCCTCCGTCCTCGTCATCCTCGTCTGTGTACGCCAGCGACTGGCTGCTGTAGTTGATCATGGTGCGGGAGAGGTCCACTTCAATGGGGAACACGTCCGCCTCCTTCAGAACGGCGTAGCACTCATCGTAGTAATGTGACATGCCTGAGACGAAGCGCTGCAGCTGGAACACAATGTCCTGAACTGCAGATggtgaggaggcagaggaggaaccGTCAATGAGCGGCAACAAAATGTCTCAGCTGCTAAAGGCCGGGATTATATGACGCTTCCCTCATTTAACCTGAACCGGCTGCTATGCTTCTTTGTATCCAGCCTGACGCTTTCATTTAAATACCACATGGAAATGTTGTTTAAAGGTCGGATGGTGGACTGAGTGAAAGGCATAACTCCGATAGTGGAGGGAATCTGTGAAGTGTATATCAGTGAAGTGATGCAGTGAGTgacaggagaaaataacagcaaaccaaaacaaaccatGTTTCTGATCCAGCAGCTCTATCTTCTCCAAGACGTCCTTCCTCATTTTAGCGAAGCGGGCACGAGCCTCCTGCCGACAGCGCAGCACCAGGCGGTACTCGTAGTTACCGGTGCTGACGCGATACATGGGTTCTCCCATGGCCTGTGGGAGAAGCCCATTGTTCACAGGTTTATATAAAGTGACACGTTGAAGGGAAAAAAGACGAAGGACACAGGCAGATCCACTAAATTCATCAAGGCTACGAATGGTGGCTGTCAGTAAGCACCGTGTGGTTTGAGTCTGAACATGACCGAGAACAACCTTGTTTCAATAAAAGACGCGATGGTTAGTAACATTTAAATTCTACATTAGGTTTTAAACACCACACGTTTCAACACAATTCTTTTTAAAACATATGCTCAGTTTGAACTTGATTGGTTTAGTTTTTAATTTCACTTTAGTTTGATAAGAACACCTCACTACAAGGTCCTAGTTTAAACAAGTATACTGGGAATATCAGTAAGTAGACGGAGCCCTTGGTTACAAGCACGATGCCGGTAGGTCCTCTAACAGCCAGGATTTCAAATGTTTGCCTTTGTGTCCGTGCATTAGAAAGACAGAAGGAGAAAACACAGAACGTGATGGACAAGAATgtgtagaggaaaaaaaaaaaaggacatctTTTTAGACAAGACACCTGAAATAGTCACTGATATTTTACGGATGACTACTCACAATACTGCTGTATTCTTCATCGTCCATTTCCTTCACCTTCAGGCAGTATGACTGAAAGAAACAAAGTAGTTTATCCTGTTATTCACCGTGCTGGCTCACAGAAAACCTACCGAGCAGAGGCGAGAGCGACATTCTGCATTAGAAAGCAGACCAACACAAAGCTGTGGCCCTACCAGGTATTCAAACTTCACATCCAGGTACTTGCGGATGGTGAGCTTGGTGTCCGGTATGGCCTTGTGAAGGTAGGTGTTCAAGTCATGGAGCATCTGCACATCAAGATGTGACATCTCAACGACATCTCATTGAGATGGATGACGAGCAATACGTTCAAAGAAAGAATGCATCCTTCACTCACGGGCTTGATGGTCTTCAGCAGCTGTATACCGTATTTCTCAATGTTGCGATGAGCATCGGCAAACTTCACAAACGCCTCGCTGGCTGCAGCCTGGGGCTCTCGGACGCCAATGACAGAAAAAACGTCTCCGAACGCTGAAAAAGCACATGATCGAATGCCTATGAGATACAGACGTGTGGAGAAAAACTGCCAACGTCGGAGTAAACATGTACAGGTGTGAAATatgagttattattattctaacATTACTAGAAAAAGAGGGAGTGGGGGGGGAGTGCAATTTGGTAATGTTATGATccagtttaatcatttctgaTTTTTCAACACATCAACTGACCTCTGTGAGTTTGAGAAAGCTCAAAGAAAGCTCTGAGCAGCTTCTTTGTGTGCTCCATGAGACCTGCAAGGAGACAAGGAGAGAGATGAGACGCAGCAGCGTACCTCTTCAAAGCTTCAAAGTGTCAGCTTCAGTGCTCTGGGAGCTACAAAATATTCAGAACCAGTCACTACCACTACAACACAAAGGGATATGGGGTATTACACTTCATCCTGGATTAGAGCTTCTGATAAGCACGACTCTCTGAAGCAATAaggaagcttttattttgtgtttttatctttgACTTGTCCACGGTGGTCAGACCCATAAACTCCATCAATCTCAAATCTTTTTGTCTGCAAACTGCTGCCGTTGGAGTTTCAGTCGGTAAACGTGTGTCTGCAAAGTAAAAGGGAGGTGTCCTCACCCTTGTAGCACCCTCTGTTAAACATTAATGCGTGTACCTGGGTGTCCGTGTCCCCAATCAAACAAATTAGAGCTATGGCACACATCAATTCGTCACCTTTGTAGAGCTCTGCTGTTTTCTCCAACTCTTCCAGTCTTTTGACCAGGCCATCTGCGAAGAAAGGAATATCTTTAAACTATTTCCAACCTTAAACCGACAGTAttcatactaaaaaaaaaaaaaaaaaaaaaagctatcaaTTGTAATTTCACCGTTGCATAGAATAGCTCTACTAAGTCCGAGAGCATCCGCTGTGCCGGAGCTCATATTCTCCACGAGGCGATGTTTGACTTTTTTCAGCACTGAAACACGAAAAAATTTGCGTTTAATGCACAATCGTGTAAAAACGCAGAGCACCGTGACACGATACACAGAGAATTATACAAACAATAGTTTAAGACAACTAGTGTGACTAGTGGGAGATACCTATATCCAGAGACTTCCCCTGCTTTGGGTCAGCCTGCAGTTTGTTGTAGTGGATTACTGCCTCTGCCTGTGAACACATGACCAAGAGATAAGCGGATAGAAAAACAACCTAAATATGTTGAATAtgtgttaaaaataaaaaaggccaCTTCATTCACCTATTTAATTTGACAATAACATAAAACTGAGAACACACTGGCCATTTTTTCGGGGGTAAAATGAATGTGAAA is drawn from Odontesthes bonariensis isolate fOdoBon6 chromosome 21, fOdoBon6.hap1, whole genome shotgun sequence and contains these coding sequences:
- the pick1 gene encoding PRKCA-binding protein, with translation MFTDMDYELEEDKLGIPTVPGSVTLKKDANNLIGISIGGGAQYCPCLYIVQVFDNTPAALDGTLAAGDEITGVNGKTVKGKTKVEVAKMIQAVQAEAVIHYNKLQADPKQGKSLDIVLKKVKHRLVENMSSGTADALGLSRAILCNDGLVKRLEELEKTAELYKGLMEHTKKLLRAFFELSQTHRAFGDVFSVIGVREPQAAASEAFVKFADAHRNIEKYGIQLLKTIKPMLHDLNTYLHKAIPDTKLTIRKYLDVKFEYLSYCLKVKEMDDEEYSSIAMGEPMYRVSTGNYEYRLVLRCRQEARARFAKMRKDVLEKIELLDQKHVQDIVFQLQRFVSGMSHYYDECYAVLKEADVFPIEVDLSRTMINYSSQSLAYTDEDDEDGGGGEEEEEEEEGGSSQAENGSEKLIDDE